The following proteins are co-located in the Mesorhizobium australicum WSM2073 genome:
- the srlA gene encoding PTS glucitol/sorbitol transporter subunit IIC, which yields MSVFSLLAQHADMAVHNLHVAGAMVSDAALHGRLAVEHASDHLVVLAQAQTDSGPVTADQLKEQLKNVQQEEQLGWLTAIGKYFIGIFQKGGEVFAGFVTGIIPTLVVLMTAFYAVTELVGEERVHGLARGAGRIALTRYTVLPLLAVFFLTNPMAYTFGSFLEEKHKPAFYDAAVSYVHPPLGLFPHINPGEYFVWGGMLVALLDLEKRGVIAAGYHVKVAIWYAIVGLVVILLKGMLTERITAIMARRQGVEL from the coding sequence ATGTCTGTATTTTCGTTGTTGGCGCAGCATGCCGACATGGCCGTGCACAATTTGCATGTCGCGGGTGCCATGGTCTCGGATGCTGCATTGCATGGCAGGCTCGCCGTCGAGCATGCTTCCGATCATCTCGTGGTCCTGGCGCAGGCGCAGACCGACAGCGGGCCGGTCACCGCCGATCAGCTGAAGGAACAGCTGAAAAACGTGCAGCAGGAAGAGCAGCTTGGCTGGCTGACTGCCATCGGCAAGTACTTCATCGGCATTTTCCAGAAGGGCGGCGAGGTTTTCGCCGGCTTTGTCACCGGCATCATCCCGACGCTTGTGGTGCTGATGACCGCCTTTTACGCCGTCACCGAACTGGTCGGCGAAGAGCGGGTCCACGGTCTGGCACGTGGTGCTGGCCGCATCGCGCTGACCCGCTATACCGTGCTGCCGCTGCTGGCGGTGTTCTTCCTCACCAACCCGATGGCTTACACCTTCGGCTCGTTCCTGGAAGAAAAGCACAAGCCGGCCTTCTATGACGCGGCCGTGTCCTACGTGCATCCGCCGCTCGGCCTCTTTCCGCACATCAACCCTGGCGAATATTTCGTCTGGGGAGGCATGCTCGTGGCCTTGCTCGATCTCGAGAAGCGCGGCGTCATCGCCGCCGGCTACCATGTCAAGGTTGCCATCTGGTACGCCATCGTCGGCCTCGTCGTCATCCTGCTCAAGGGCATGCTGACCGAGCGCATCACCGCCATCATGGCACGCCGCCAGGGCGTCGAGCTGTAA
- the srlE gene encoding PTS glucitol/sorbitol transporter subunit IIB: protein MAKTYKAVRITRGKTGWGGPLVIEPTEQRSKVVSVTGGGIHPVAQLIADMTGAEAVDGFKAPPIESEMAVVVVDCGGTARCGVYPRKRIPTVNLTPVGQSGPLAQFITEDIYVSGVKPADVTMADGSEAVTTAGGAASMGSTNNTATPTALPSEGGLIGFISTIGRVMGRVVGIFFNAGRRTIDQVIRNVLPFMAFVTMLIGLILYTGVGDVLAQPMGPLANNIVGLLIISAICGLPFLSPILGPGAVIAQVIGVAIIGPQIANGTISPAMALPALFAYNTQVGCDFVPVGLALGEAKPKTIEIGVPAVLISRQIMGPVSVLIAWVVSLIVF from the coding sequence ATGGCCAAGACATACAAAGCCGTACGGATCACCCGGGGCAAAACAGGGTGGGGCGGTCCGCTTGTGATCGAGCCGACCGAACAGCGCAGCAAGGTTGTTTCCGTCACCGGTGGAGGCATTCATCCGGTGGCGCAGCTCATCGCCGATATGACCGGCGCTGAAGCCGTCGACGGCTTCAAGGCGCCGCCGATCGAAAGCGAAATGGCGGTTGTCGTCGTCGACTGCGGCGGCACCGCACGATGCGGCGTCTATCCGCGCAAGCGTATCCCGACCGTCAACCTGACGCCGGTCGGACAGTCCGGGCCGCTCGCCCAGTTCATCACCGAGGATATCTATGTTTCGGGCGTCAAGCCGGCCGACGTCACAATGGCGGACGGGTCCGAGGCGGTCACGACTGCAGGGGGAGCAGCATCGATGGGTTCGACCAACAACACAGCGACGCCGACGGCGCTGCCCAGCGAGGGTGGCCTGATCGGTTTCATCAGCACGATCGGCCGCGTCATGGGTCGTGTCGTCGGCATCTTCTTCAATGCCGGCCGCCGCACCATCGACCAGGTCATCCGCAACGTGCTGCCATTCATGGCCTTCGTGACCATGCTCATCGGTCTGATCCTGTATACCGGCGTCGGTGACGTGCTGGCGCAGCCGATGGGTCCGCTGGCCAACAATATCGTCGGCCTGCTGATCATCTCGGCTATTTGCGGCCTGCCGTTCCTGTCGCCCATCCTGGGGCCAGGCGCTGTCATCGCGCAGGTTATCGGCGTCGCCATCATCGGCCCGCAGATTGCCAACGGTACGATCTCTCCGGCGATGGCGCTGCCGGCTCTGTTTGCCTACAACACCCAGGTGGGCTGCGACTTCGTTCCCGTCGGCCTCGCACTGGGTGAAGCCAAGCCGAAAACCATCGAAATCGGCGTGCCGGCGGTGCTCATCAGCCGCCAGATCATGGGTCCGGTCTCGGTGCTGATCGCCTGGGTCGTTTCCCTGATCGTGTTCTAA
- a CDS encoding PTS glucitol/sorbitol transporter subunit IIA, translating into MSVLLKTRVTAIGPEVADLAEGGVVILFADGSPPELAEVSVLHKAEIGPSDGAPEKGASITLGPVSAVITAVGSSAWSKVLEMGHVVISFNGATEAERPGEICASQVDTQALVAALKTDAIITIAA; encoded by the coding sequence ATGTCGGTTCTTCTCAAGACACGGGTCACGGCAATAGGACCCGAAGTGGCGGACCTCGCCGAGGGCGGCGTGGTCATCCTGTTCGCGGATGGCTCGCCACCGGAGCTTGCCGAGGTCTCGGTGCTCCACAAGGCCGAGATCGGACCTAGCGACGGCGCGCCTGAAAAGGGCGCGTCGATCACCCTTGGCCCGGTTTCGGCTGTCATAACCGCCGTCGGCTCCAGCGCCTGGAGCAAGGTGCTCGAGATGGGCCACGTCGTCATCTCGTTCAACGGCGCCACCGAGGCCGAAAGGCCGGGCGAGATCTGCGCATCGCAGGTCGATACGCAAGCCCTCGTGGCAGCGCTGAAGACAGACGCGATCATCACCATCGCCGCCTGA